The window GGTGGCGCGATCAGTCCCGCGAGGGGGCCGCCGCTGTTGTGGACGACGATCGCGGTGCCGATCTCGTCGTAGGTCCGCGTGAGCAGCGTCGTCGCGACGCTGTAGTGGAGTCCGGCGACGGCCCCCAGGAGGAGCGTTCCGAGCAGGAAGATCCCGAACAGGGGCGCGACGGCGAGGAAGACGCTCGCGACGGCGGTCCCACCGACGGCGACGAGGATGACGGGCCGCTCGCCGTGGCGGTCGGCGAACAGGCCGCTGGGGAACTGCGAGAGGAAGTAGGTCATCCACATCCCCGTCAGCGCGATCCCGATCACCGAGTTCGAGACGCCGAAGTCCTCGGTGACCATCGGGACGACCGGACTGATCGCCAGCCGACCGACCATCGTCGCGAAGAACGCGAGCGTGCTCAACACGAGCACCGTCTCTCGGTAGCGCCACCTCATTCACATGGCCTCCGTCTCGTCGTCATCGATGCCGATCGTGTGACCGTCGCTTCCCTCCGCAAATGAGGGTGTTGATCTCGGCAACGGGGCGGCCGTTCGAAGGACGGAACCCGTGGGCTCGAGGACGCGGCTAAGGACGGTCGTGTTCGGGAACGGGAGCTTTCAACGAGAGAGAATATCGTCTCGACACGCTCGGGACGGGCGCGAAACGCGCGGAGAGCGCGCCGTTTTTGATCCGTCCGTCTGTAGGATCCCGCATGGACCTCACCCATCGCCCCCGACGGCTCCGCCAGGACGGCGTCCGCGGGCTCGTCAGCGAGACGAGCCTCGAGCCCACCGACCTCATCGCTCCGGTGTTCGTCGACGCGACGACCGACGAGCGCCGGCCGATCGAGTCGATGCCGGGCCACGAGCGCGTCCCGCTCGAGGCGGCCGTCGACCGCGTCGAGGAAGTCCTGGAGACGGGCGTCGAGGCGGTCATGCTGTTCGGCGTCCCCGAATCGAAAGACCCCGAGGGGACTCGCGCGTGGGCCGACGACGGCGTCGTCCAGGAGGCGACGCGCCGGATCACGGCCGAGACCGACGCCTACGTCGTCACCGACGTCTGCCTCTGTGAGTACACCGACCACGGCCACTGCGGGACGCTCGAGGACGGGCTCCAGAACGGCTCGAGCGACGGAGCCGAGGGCGACGGAACCGGAGACAGTCACGTCCCCGGCGAGGGCCACTCGCTCCCCGAGGAGCCGTCGATCACCGTCGACAACGACGCCACCCTCGAGTCGCTCCGGAAGATCGCGGTCTCGCACGCCGACGCGGGCGCGGACATGGTCGCCCCGAGCGGGATGATGGACGGGATGGTCGGCGCGATCCGGGAGGCCCTGGACGCCGCCGGCCACGAACACGTCCCGATCATGAGCTACGCCGCCAAGTACGAGAGCGCCTTCTACGGCCCCTTCCGGGACGCCGCCGACGGCGCGCCCGCCTTCGGCGACCGCCGCCACTACCAGATGGACCCCGCGAACGCCCGCGAGGCCGTCCGCGAGGTCGCGCTGGACGTCGAACAGGGCGCGGACGTCCTGATGGTCAAACCCGCGCTCCCCTATCTCGACGTCGTCGCGACCGTCCGCAGGGAGTTCGACCACCCCGTCGCCGCGTACAACGTCTCCGGCGAGTACGCCATGCTGCAGGCCGCCGCCGAGAAGGGGTGGCTCGACCTCGAGTCGGTCGCCCTCGAGTCGCTGCTGTCGATCAAGCGGGCGGGCGCGGACCTGATCCTGACCTACTTCGCGGAGGACGTGGCGTCGCGATTGATCGAGGACGACTGACTCCACAGCCCCCATTATTCTGACGAACGTCCATTCGGGTCGACGGCCCCTCGAGTCCGTGGCAACATCTGCCGCGCGCGAGCGTGACGTGCTCACACGAACCGACGAGACGACCGAATCCCCTCCGAGTACCCCCGAGATAGCCCGCTCGACGGGTTGACGAACGTCGAAACCCGGCCGCGAAAGCGACCGAACCGTGGCGGAAATACCCTTATACACATTAGATCGCCTTTAGATTTGGTCGTTCGTCCCTATTACACCAACGTAATTCGACGAACGTTAACGATAACCCTTATATTCAACTCCACCATCCACCACAACCGTGATTCGAAATACGATCGTGCGGAAGAACAGCTCAGAAATAGACGTCCGTATACAAACTGACGGGAGCTCCGGGGAGGTGGTCGCCTGATGGAGCCGACGATCCTCCAGACCGACGCCGAGGTGTTGATGGAGTCGCTCAACGCCACGTGGATCCTGGTCGTCACGTTCCTCATTTTCTTCATGCACGCCGGCTTCGCCATGCTCGAGGCGGGCCAGGTGCGGTCGAAGAACGTGGCGAACCAGCTGACGAAGAACCTGCTGACCTGGAGCGTCGGCGTGACGGTCTTCTTCCTGATCGGCGTCGGCATCGAGGGTGTCGTCGCCGGCAGCGGCTTCGAGCCGGCGTTTGCCGGCGAAGCGAGTAGCTGGATCGACTGGCTGTACGGCGCGGTCTTCGCCATGACCGCGGCGACGATCGTCTCCGGCGCGGTCGCGGGCCGTGCGAAACTGCGTGCGTACGTCGGCTACAC of the Halobiforma lacisalsi AJ5 genome contains:
- the hemB gene encoding porphobilinogen synthase; this encodes MDLTHRPRRLRQDGVRGLVSETSLEPTDLIAPVFVDATTDERRPIESMPGHERVPLEAAVDRVEEVLETGVEAVMLFGVPESKDPEGTRAWADDGVVQEATRRITAETDAYVVTDVCLCEYTDHGHCGTLEDGLQNGSSDGAEGDGTGDSHVPGEGHSLPEEPSITVDNDATLESLRKIAVSHADAGADMVAPSGMMDGMVGAIREALDAAGHEHVPIMSYAAKYESAFYGPFRDAADGAPAFGDRRHYQMDPANAREAVREVALDVEQGADVLMVKPALPYLDVVATVRREFDHPVAAYNVSGEYAMLQAAAEKGWLDLESVALESLLSIKRAGADLILTYFAEDVASRLIEDD